GTCATATACAATCGATTGAATAAACGGATAGCAGGAAAGCTTTTGCCGGTCGCTGAGTTTCAAATAGTATAAACATTCCCTTAATATTTCATTCGGGAAAAACAGATAGTGAAGCTTTTCCTGCGCTTTATGCAAATATTGATGATCATTTACAAGTGGCTGAACTTCATATTGAACATGTGGCAATACACGATGAAGCCATAAAATAATTTCATCTGACGCCTCTCCTAAAGAGGCTAAATCAAAATCAATAAGTTTCACATCTTCACCACGTAGCATCACATTATGATGAACAACATCCCCATGTAAAATCGTTGGCTTTTCACTCGGCACTGTAATTTGAGCCATTAAACCTAAGGCATAGGAAGCATGATTGACTAAAATATCATAATTGCTTTTTAGTAAACGTCTCAATTCTCTTTCATGATTGATAAAACGCTCGAATCTCCTCGTCCATTTCTCCTGTAATTGATACGTGGACAAGATGCCCAATTCCGCCCAAGGAATGACTTCATTTGTTTCATGCAGTTTTTCGATAGCATGGAGGGAAAGCTGCTGATGTTCAAAACGTTTATACTCAGCACTTTTCCCCTCAAACCAAAACTGCTTTATTATATGCTTCTCTTCATTTTCAACAAGTGGAATATGATATGGAAATTGTATATTTTCAAGCTCTCGGTGAACCGCTTTAACTTTCTGTGCAACAAAACCATTTTCATAATACTTCATAAAAAAGGACCCTTTATGTGTATCCCACTTCCAGCAATTTTCCTTAATTACTATTGACATGATTTCGGCGGGTGTGGCATTTGTTGCATTTGAGGCATCGTATTTGCTGGATATGGCATCATCTGCTGCATTGTATTTTCAGGATACGGCATCGGCATCATATGTGGGTGACAAGGGTTTGGTTGACGCATCATGTGGTCAATTTCTTCATAATACTGATGTACTAGGTGATCCTTATCCTGACAATGATCTCTCTTTAATGATGACTCTTCGTGGCAAATCGGCTGCATCTGCATTTGCATCGGCATCGACATTGGCATTGGCTCCATATACATATTTGGTTGCATCTGCATTGGGGATTCCATTGCCATTTGATTACATTTCGAACAACCCGGCATTTGCGGCATTGGCATCGGCATTGGCATTGGCTGCATATGCATTGGAGATTCCATTGCCATTTGATGACATTTTGAACATACAGGCATTTGAGGCATTGGCATTGGCATTGGCATTGGCATCGGCATATGGTGACATGTTGGACATACCGGCATTTGCGGCATTGGCATCGGCATTGGTTGGATATATTGCGGTTGCTCGATAAAAATTGGTTGCTGTGGTTGCTGCGGAGGTTGTTGAGCAACCGGTTGCTGTGGTGTCGGCATTGGTTGCGGTACTGTCACCGTATTTTCGAATGTCGGCTGAACATGTACATGTGTTTGCCAATTCGGCATTGGCATCGGCTGCGGTTGCTGGAAATAAATAATATCCCCTTGCCAAATCGGTTTTTGCGGTTGTGGCATTGGCATCGGAGCCGGTGTTGGAGCCGGTGCTGGCGCTGGTGCCGGCTTAACTTGCTCTTTTTTCGGCGCTGGCGCTGGGGCTGGAGCCGGTTTTGGCGCCGGCGCCGGTGTTGGTACCGGTTGCTCTTTAACAGACTTCGGCTGTTCCTTCACTGGTTGCTGCACTTCTTTTTTCGTAGTCGTGTCCGGTAAATAGATTTCCATTCCCGGAACAATATAGTCAGGGTTTGCTAAATGGGCATTTAATCGCTTTAACTCATCAAAGCCAACCGCGTATTGCTTCGCGATTTTCCACAAAGTGTCTCCCTTTTGAACAATATGAACGCGCACTTCTTTCCTCCTTTTCTCGTAATAGCATATGCACAAATTGTGCTATTGCCACAATGTTCACGCTTAGCAAACGGTAAATATGATAAGATAAAAAGGAACTGGTATGCTAATTGAGGTGAAGATATTGAAAAAATTATTAGGTGAAGAACGTCGTCTGGAACTGCTCGCATTGTTAAAAAATGCTGAACAGCCGATGACGGGTACAGATTTGGCGAAGCATACAAATGTTTCAAGACAAGTTATCGTCAATGATATGAATTTATTGAAAGCACGAAATGAACCGATTGTAGCAACAAGCCAAGGGTATATTTATATGCACAATGTCCAGCAAACACGCCTTCAGCGAAAAATTGTGTGTATGCACAATCCAAATGAAGCTAAAGAAGAACTTTTCATATTGGTCGATTGTGGCGTGACTGTCGAAAGCGTTATTGTCGAACATCCGGTATATGGAGAAATTACCGCTTCGATTATGGTTTCGAACCGTTTGGAAGTTGAGCATTTTGTGAAACGCGTCCAGGAAACGAACGCCCTGTATCTATCTGCATTAACGGATGGTACACACCTGCACGTCATTAGCTCGACTTCTGAAGAAAGCCTGAACCTGGCCGAAGAGAAATTACGCCAGCGCGGCTTCTTAATTGAAAACTAAGTTAAAACAGCTTATTCAAAAGACACTCGTCCGATGAATAAGCTGTTTTTCATTATGAATAATTCCGTTGTACTCCATATCCGGTGAATGTTTTCCTGCGATATACACTTAGTGCAATCCCGATGACAAACGAATTTAATAATAGAGACGTAAAACCATAACTGATAAAAGGAAGCGCCAATCCGATAATCGGCAGCCAGCCAAGGATCATCGCAACAGAATAGCCAAACTGCATGCAGTAAAAAGAGACTGCTCCAATTACAAGCATTTTCCCATAGGAACGGGGTAATCGGTTCACTTTCCAAAGTATACGAACGGCAACGGCAAATAATACCGAAACGACGGCAATTCCTGCAATATATCCGAATTTCTGAATAAGCAGTACTAAAGCGAAATCAGTATGTCCTTCCGGAATATAACGAATCGTCTCCGTCCCAAACCATCCTGCTTCATTTAATGCATTTTTAACTGCCAAATAAACATAGCCTTCCTCTGTCGGATAACTGGCCGGATCCAAATATGCGTATAACCGCACAAGCTGGTAATCATGCAACCGGGGTATAATGAGGAACATGTTGCTCGCTACGAACCCGCTTACCGCTAAACTTGTTACTATTTTTGCCTTGGCGGAATAGTCACTGACAAAAAATAAAACCGTCACTACCCCAGCATACAGGAATGCTGCTATCAGGCTTGGCGCACTTAAAATAAACCATAACGGCAAAACAAATAAGACGATTAACTGCCAGCTTTTAAATTTCCCCCGCGTAAAAAACCCTGCCCAGGCAATGAACAGCATTGGTAAAACGGTCAAAGCCTGAATCTGTATCGGTCCTGCCATTAAATAGCTTTGCCCCTGCACTCTAACTGTCGGGAAATAACTTAATACCATTAACAGAATAAGTGCACCTAAATATAGAGCGAGACTGAATCGTTCCACCTTCCGATAATCGGTATACATCAGGACGGCAATCAATATTACGGCAAATACAAGATGCAGCCACTTACCTCGAATAAAATGATCGGTCATATCGGCTCCAAAAAAGATGGTACTGTCAAATGTTACTATCGGGATAAAACTTGTACCTAAAAGAATGGCCACTAAACCGATTAATAGCCAGTCTACTTTCGGTCGGTGAATTTTATCCATCGATTTACCGATTTCAGAAGGCGACCCCATTTCTTCGATTGCTTTTCGCTCTGCTTCCTCCGCTGTATATCCTTTTTTCATCCATGCAATTTTCGAATGTTCTAGATGTTGCTTTAATTCATCATATACATGAACCTGAGCTTCCTTCGATCGAATAAAGGCAGTGACTTTTCTTAAGAAGCTTTCACTCTGCATGCATGCGCACCCCCAGTAAACGTTCCTTCAATGTCAGCTTCACATGACCTTCTTGCTGTAATTGTTTTTTACCGGCCTTCGTTAGCTCGTAACGCTTAACACCGTCATTCCAACTGGCAAGCACAAGTCCATCGTTTTCCTGTTCGTGTAGAATGGAATAGATCATGCCCTCATTGTTGACAACATCCTGTACTCCCCTTACATGGAGTAACTGCGTAATTTCAATACCGGACTTTGCTTCGAAAAGAAGTGATAGAAGCACTTTTTTCACCTCATCGACGTTTAACTGACGCTGAACTTGTTGCTTGTGCTGCTCTGTGAATTTCGTGCCGGAAAATGCAGTGCGATCCATCGCTTTTTTCAAATTTTTTAAACGATCATCCATTTTCTTCACGCTCCAGATGTTTTTTTAATAGCTGCTTCCCTTTTCGAAGCCTCGTTTTTACGGTGTTTTCATTAATTTGCAGTACATCGGCCATTTCCTTCATCGTCCGATCTTCGTAATAGCATAAATAAATAACTTCACGGTATTTGACCGGCAGCGCCATGACCGCCTTTACTAAGTCAGCATCTTCCTGCTGCTGGATGACTTCCTGTTCTACGGAATGGCTGCTTTCCACTTGCATAAACACATCATCATCTTTTGCTTCGACATTTTTGGCATACCAGCTTTTCAGATAATCTTTCGAATGGTTAATGGCAATGCGCCAAAGCCACGTTTTTAACGACGAGCCATACTGAAACGTTGGGAGTGCCCTGTAGCATTTCACGAAAATTTCCTGTGTCAGATCCTCGGCAACCGAGTTGTTATGTACATATTGCATGACGAGCTTTAATACGTCTTCTCCGTACTGTTGCATAAGTTCGTCTATAATCGCTTCATTTGATAAGTTAGCGGTATCATTGATTAAGTAACTTTCCATCGGAATACCTCCTTTCAACAATTAGACGAGCCCCGATATGGGAAAGTTTGATTTCTTATCGGAAATTCTAATATATTTGAAGATCTTCTAATATAAATTTTTATCTTCTAATAAAATGGCAGTTTTCTAATATACTGGCCGGATGTGCTAATATAATTTCTTATTTTCTAATATCATTGCCGGATGTTCAAATATCCGCATGAGATGTTCTAATATGTTGCACCAATGTTCTAATATAAACGGTACGCCTATTTTTTTCGCCCCTATACGGACAAAAAATCCGGAGTACGTATTCAAATTTCCCCAAAGTTCTAATATCCTCTTCACATGTTCGAATAAACACCACCATTGTTCTAATAACCGGCAAGATTGTTCTAATAAAATCTCCCCCGACAACTTCCGAACAAATAAA
This genomic window from Solibacillus sp. FSL R5-0449 contains:
- a CDS encoding phosphotransferase; its protein translation is MKYYENGFVAQKVKAVHRELENIQFPYHIPLVENEEKHIIKQFWFEGKSAEYKRFEHQQLSLHAIEKLHETNEVIPWAELGILSTYQLQEKWTRRFERFINHERELRRLLKSNYDILVNHASYALGLMAQITVPSEKPTILHGDVVHHNVMLRGEDVKLIDFDLASLGEASDEIILWLHRVLPHVQYEVQPLVNDHQYLHKAQEKLHYLFFPNEILRECLYYLKLSDRQKLSCYPFIQSIVYDWMKHYDSFARQIDTLQN
- a CDS encoding LysM peptidoglycan-binding domain-containing protein translates to MRVHIVQKGDTLWKIAKQYAVGFDELKRLNAHLANPDYIVPGMEIYLPDTTTKKEVQQPVKEQPKSVKEQPVPTPAPAPKPAPAPAPAPKKEQVKPAPAPAPAPTPAPMPMPQPQKPIWQGDIIYFQQPQPMPMPNWQTHVHVQPTFENTVTVPQPMPTPQQPVAQQPPQQPQQPIFIEQPQYIQPMPMPMPQMPVCPTCHHMPMPMPMPMPMPQMPVCSKCHQMAMESPMHMQPMPMPMPMPQMPGCSKCNQMAMESPMQMQPNMYMEPMPMSMPMQMQMQPICHEESSLKRDHCQDKDHLVHQYYEEIDHMMRQPNPCHPHMMPMPYPENTMQQMMPYPANTMPQMQQMPHPPKSCQ
- a CDS encoding transcription repressor NadR, coding for MLIEVKILKKLLGEERRLELLALLKNAEQPMTGTDLAKHTNVSRQVIVNDMNLLKARNEPIVATSQGYIYMHNVQQTRLQRKIVCMHNPNEAKEELFILVDCGVTVESVIVEHPVYGEITASIMVSNRLEVEHFVKRVQETNALYLSALTDGTHLHVISSTSEESLNLAEEKLRQRGFLIEN
- a CDS encoding FtsW/RodA/SpoVE family cell cycle protein, producing the protein MQSESFLRKVTAFIRSKEAQVHVYDELKQHLEHSKIAWMKKGYTAEEAERKAIEEMGSPSEIGKSMDKIHRPKVDWLLIGLVAILLGTSFIPIVTFDSTIFFGADMTDHFIRGKWLHLVFAVILIAVLMYTDYRKVERFSLALYLGALILLMVLSYFPTVRVQGQSYLMAGPIQIQALTVLPMLFIAWAGFFTRGKFKSWQLIVLFVLPLWFILSAPSLIAAFLYAGVVTVLFFVSDYSAKAKIVTSLAVSGFVASNMFLIIPRLHDYQLVRLYAYLDPASYPTEEGYVYLAVKNALNEAGWFGTETIRYIPEGHTDFALVLLIQKFGYIAGIAVVSVLFAVAVRILWKVNRLPRSYGKMLVIGAVSFYCMQFGYSVAMILGWLPIIGLALPFISYGFTSLLLNSFVIGIALSVYRRKTFTGYGVQRNYS
- a CDS encoding helix-turn-helix transcriptional regulator, which codes for MDDRLKNLKKAMDRTAFSGTKFTEQHKQQVQRQLNVDEVKKVLLSLLFEAKSGIEITQLLHVRGVQDVVNNEGMIYSILHEQENDGLVLASWNDGVKRYELTKAGKKQLQQEGHVKLTLKERLLGVRMHAE
- a CDS encoding sigma-70 family RNA polymerase sigma factor; translated protein: MESYLINDTANLSNEAIIDELMQQYGEDVLKLVMQYVHNNSVAEDLTQEIFVKCYRALPTFQYGSSLKTWLWRIAINHSKDYLKSWYAKNVEAKDDDVFMQVESSHSVEQEVIQQQEDADLVKAVMALPVKYREVIYLCYYEDRTMKEMADVLQINENTVKTRLRKGKQLLKKHLEREENG